The Acidimicrobiia bacterium genome includes the window TCGGCTATGCGTGCGAACAGCACTTGAAGATTCCCGAGGTCCGGCAGATTGACTACGTCGACGACGCCTTCGAGCCAAAACTCGATGCCGACCACCCGGCCGCACAATTCGATGTCGACTCGCAAGCGGGAGCCTGGCTCGTTCATCCCGAGACCAATAGGCGAATGGGCCGGCCAGGGAACTGAGGCAATGGAGGAGGCACAGTGAAGAAACACCTGACATTGGTACTGGTGGTCATAACGCTGCTGGCACTGGCGGCGCCGGCAACGGCAAAGCCGCCCAACTGTGATGACCCTGACTCGTCGCACCCTGCCTGTGGAGGTGGCAACGACGAACCGGCGATGGCCGGACATGAATGTGTGGGATATGCGACCGACGCGTACACGGCGGCAGAGGGTTCGGGCCACTTCGAGTTCGACCTCGGGGTCGACTACAACAGCGCCTGCGTCGATGTTTCGAATGTTCTCCCGACGGGAACCTGGGATATCACGTACAACGTCACCGCGGGGACCTTGCGCGAGCTTGTCGTACTTGTGCGTGACAGCTTCAGCCCCGGTGACCTTTGCAACTACGGGATAAGCAACTCCGGGATGCGGCTCCGGCGCGTGCCGAGCGGTTCGTTCAAACTGGAGCCGAACGCCGCCGACTCCGTCAATTCGTGCGGGACCGAGTGGGCGGAGATGATCGGGGACACGTACTACGGCGATGCTCCTCCCGGAGTGCAGAGCCCACTGGCGTTCCTGGTCTTCGCCCGGGGAACGGAGGATCTCGAGGCCAGTTTCACGGTCGACTACCCGAACGCCACTCCCTAGACAGAGCAGCGCAATGAGAAGGGGCCGGGTTTGGGGGAACCCGCCCCCTCTCCGCTCTTCCGTTCTTGCGTCCACCGGCCCCGTCGCGATCACCACTTGAAGTCAAGGCCGCTTGCCGAGGCCACCGGACGCAAGAAGGGGGTTGGTCAGGCTTTCTGCATCGGGGCCCATGCCAGCAACAGCCGCTTGCGACCGCTCTCGTCGAAGACCACCCAGGCTTCTGCGCGGTCGCCGGTGCCGGTGATCTCTTCCACCACGCCGGTTCCCCACTTGCCGTGCACTACCCGGTCACCGACGCCGATCTCATCGGCGGAAACGGTCGAACCGGGCGAAGGTGAAGCGACCTCCTGGCTTCTACGGGTCCGCTTCGGTGCCATCGTGATCAGGTCATCGGGTATCTCGCCGAGGAATCTGCTCGGCGCGTTGAAACTCGAACTGCCGAACAGCATCCGCTGCCAGGCGTGCGTCAGGTAGAGCTTCTCCTCGGCCCTGGTCACTCCCACGTAACAGAGGCGCCGCTCCTCCTCGAGCTCTTGCGGATCTCCCAGCGACCGCGAGTGTGGGAATACCCCATCTTCCATCCCGACGATGAAGATGACCGGATACTCGAGACCTTTGGCCGTATGGAGGGTCATCAACGTCACCGCTTCGGCCTTGTCGTCGAGTTCGTCGATGTCGGTGACCAGGCTGACGGTCTCGAGGAACAGTTCCAGTTTCCGAAGTCCGGACAGTGTCGCCCAGGGTCCGTCGTCGGTTATCGACCCGTCCATCGACTCCTCGAACTCTTCTGCCACGGAGGCGAGTTCACGGAGGTTCTCAACACGGCCGAGCGCTTCGACCGATCGTTCCGCTTCCAGCTCGGCGACGTACCCCGTTTCGGCCAGCACCGCGTCGATGGCCGCCCGCGGTCCGTCGGCCGCTGCCTCCTCCAGGCGGTCGATCAAACCGACAAACTCCTTGACCCTGATTGCCGATCTGGTAGCGACCATGCCGATCTCATCGATGCGGGTGAGGGCGTCGTAGAAAGAGATACGCCCGTCCTGGGCGAATCGATCCATATGGGCAATCGTCGACTGCCCGATGCCGCGCTTCGGCACGTTGATGACCCGCTTCACCGCCACCTCGTCGGTACGGTTGGCGATCAGCCGCAGGTAGGCGAGCGCGTCCCGCACCTCCCGCCGCTCGTAGAACTTCACCCCCCCGACGACGTTGTAAGGGATGCCGTATCGCACGAACACTTCTTCGAGAACACGGCTCTGGGCGTTCGTGCGGTAGAAGATGGCGATGTCCCGGCGGTGATAGCCCTGATCGTCGAGGAGCTCGATCTGGTCGGCAACGAAGGCGGCCTCATCATGCTCGTCCTGGGCTTCGTAACGGGTGATCAGCTCACCCCGGCCCAGGTCGGTCCACAGCCGTTTCGGCTTTCGATGCAGGTTGTTGTCTATGACCGCGTTGGCAGCCTCGAGGATTATCTCGGTTGACCGGTAGTTTCTGTCGAGGACCACGATCCGGGCATCCGGATAGTCCTTCTCGAATTCGAGGATGTTGCGGATATCGGCGCCTCGAAACTTGTATATCGACTGGTCCTGGTCGCCCACCACACACAGATTGTGATGCGAGTCCGTCAGCATCTTGACCAGCATGTACTGGGCGTGATTGGTGTCCTGGTATTCGTCGACCAGGACGTACTGGAAGCGGCGCTGATACTGGGAGAGCACGTCCGGGAAAGCTCCGAGCAACTCGACGGTGACCATAAGCAGATCGTCGAAATCCATCGCCGAAGCCTCGAGCAATCGCTGCTGGTAGAGCCGGTACACGTCGGCAACCTGCTCGTGGTAGAAGCCCGAGTCCTGCGACCGGTAGGTTTCGAAGTCGATCAGTTCGTTCTTGGCGTTCGAGATGGCCCCACGGATGCTGCGGGGAGGAAACCGCTTCGGATCGAGATCGAGATCCGAGACACACATGGTGATCAGCCGCAAGGAATCGGCTGCGTCGTAGATCGAGAAGGCGGACTTGTAGCCCAGGCGATGGGCTTCTCGTCGGAGGATCCGAACGCAGGCACTGTGGAACGTCGAGACCCACATCGACTGCGCCACGCTGCCGACCAGGCTGGTTACACGTTCCTTCATCTCGTCGGCGGCCTTGTTCGTGAACGTGATCGCCAGAATCGCATGCGGCGACACACCGAGATCTCGAATCAGATGAGCGATCCGGTAGGTGAGCACCCGGGTCTTGCCCGAGCCAGCACCGGCCACGACCAAAACAGGCCCGTCCGTGGCGGCAACGCCTTCACGCTGTGCAGGGTTGAGGCCTTCGAACAGAGGCGAATCAGAGTTGAAGAGGGCTGCATCCATCGGTCCGGCGATGGTACCTCATGTCTGAGTCGGAGAATCACAGCTCTGTAAGCCGCTAATCCCTTATCGTTTCCGAATCCCGGACCGGCACCTCGGACTGCACCCCGACGACCGGGGCAGGCGGAGCAACGGGGAGGGTGTAGCAAAACCGGCTGCCCATCGGGAACCGGCGTTCGTACCAGACGTCCCCGCCCATGGCTCTGGCCAGCTCCCTCGCAATCGGCAAGCCGAGACCAGTCCCAGATCCGATCCTCGTATTGCCGTCCGCGATCTGCTCGAACTGCTGGAAAATGCGACTGACTTCGTCGTCCGGAACTCCGGAACCATTGTCGGAGACCACGACCATGTAGTGGTCGCCGAGGAAGGCGCCTTCGATGAGGATCTGATCGCCTCCGAACTTCTTGGCGTTCTCGAGGAGGTTCCTCAGCACCTGCTGAACTCGCCGGACGTCTGCCCGAACCCTGACACCCCCGGGAATGGCAACTGCCGCCTCTTTATCCATTCCCGGCGGGAAGGTGAAACCGTTGACCCGATGGGCGAGTTCGGATAGGTCGACATCCTCCAGATCGAGCGGCAATCGCCCCGTCTCGATGCGGGGAATGACCAGTATGTCTTCGACCAGCTCGGACAAGTGTTCGGACTGCGAGTTGATGATGCCCAGGAACTCGGTGACTTCTTCAGCCGGAAGGTCCTGCCAGGCTTCGATGAGCATCGAAGCGAAACCGGCAATCGACGTGAGCGGCGTACGCAACTCGTGGCTGACCATCGCCACGAACTCGTTCTTTATCATCTCGGATCGTTCCGCCGCCAGTCGGGCCTGATCCTCGCGACGTCGCGCCGAGTAGACCGCGTACACGGCAACGGCGGTCACCATGACCGCTATCGACACGAGGAGAATCGACCACACCGACATCGCTCTACCGTCCTCCAATCAGGAAAGCCCAACCCCCTGCCGACAGAATCGGCATGATCACGAGCGGGGTTGAGGGCGGTTCCCTGCACACATGATCGGACTAGTCACCTTGCATCAGAATAGCCGCGAGAGGAACTGGAATCGGCCGTGTCCGCCGGATCGAGAGCCCGGTCCCCGGTCATCCGTTCGTTCCATAGAGCGACGACAAACTCGCCTGCGCCTCTTGCTGGAGCACCCGCTGGTGATTGCGTGCCGAAGCCAACACTGCGGCAATGGGGTGTTCGACCATTCGCAGCGTCTTGAGAACTTCCGGCGGAAAGACCGCCGGAGTCTTCGCGGCGAGTGTCAACACGCCCACCGTCTCTCCGTGCGAACGGAGTGCAAGCGCTGCAAACGAAGGCCACTGGTCTCCTTCGTCGACACCGTCGGTGATGTTGTCCAACTCGGTCAATGAGATCGTCAACTCCTCGGGGCTCAAAGACATGGCGGCCAGTTGCTCCACATGCCCGGCCGTCAACCGGCGAAAGTCGAGGATGCTCGAGCGCGACACGGGTGAATCTGCCCGAAGCTTCAGCAGCCGATCCCCCACAACCGTGATGCCGGCGAGGTCGTATTCGACAAACCGGCGAACGATGAACATCGTTTGCTCGAGCGTTGAAGACAGATCGGTGGTGCGAGTGGCCATCGTCACGATGTCGTTGATAATCGTCGTTTCGAAGAGCTTCCTGTCGAGCAGTTCGGTGACCCGACTGAGAACGTCGGTCTCGTTCAACTCGAGTGGAGTCCGCTGCTCGCCCGATAGCTCGGAGAGGGCACGGCTGGCGTAAGCCGACCTGATGGCACGTAGCAGATCATCGCCCAAAGACTCCTTGGTCAGATACCCATCCGCACCCGACTTGGCGCTCCAGTAGCGGTCCTCTGCGGAGTCGTGTGCGGTGAGAATCAAGACGGGGATGTTGGCGACCGTCCAGTCCTCTTTCAGCAGACGACAGGCAACGTATCCGGTCATGCCCGGCATCTGGATGTCCATGAGGACCAGATCCGGCATTTCGGCGTAGAACTTCTGGATGGCCTCGATGCCGTTCTCAGCGGTGACCGCCTCGATGCCGTTCTTGCCCAGCAGGGCTGCCACCGCGTGACGGATGACCGGACTGTCGTCGGCAATCAGGATCTTCATGCGGATTGCTCCTTGAATGCGACTCCCCGCATCTGCAGCAGCTTGCGCAACGTGTCGACCAGCGCACCCTTGCGAAGATCGAACTTGTCGAGATAGGCATCGACTCCGGACTTCCACGCACGATCCTGATCGTCCGGGGTGGCTACGGCGGACACCATGACAATGGGCAGCGAGCGCGACCCGGCACGCACCAGTTGCACGAGTTCGATACCGTCCGAACCGGGCATTTGATAGTCCACCACCAGGGCATCGAAGTCTGACTTGGCCAGTTCATGAACGGCTTCGTCCGCACTCGAAGCTGCGACGACATCGAAACCCTGCCCCGAGAGCGCTGCCCCGACCAACTGCCGGACCCCTTGCGAATCATCCACCACCAGCACCTTCGGGCGGTGCTTGACGGGCAGCGGAACCGAGCGCACGCGGTCGCTCAGCTGATCCGGATCGACCACCACCACAACCTCACCGCCTCCCAACAGCGCGGCGCCGGCCAGGTGAGGCGAACCTGCCAGAACCGGCCCCAGGCCTTTGACGGCGACCTGGCGCCGGCCCTCGACACATGGAACCGTCAGAGCCACCGGGCCAAGACGGGTCGAGAGCACCACTATGTCGTTGGGCTCCTCGGTTTCGGACAGTCCGACCGCGAAGGCAAACGACGAGAGCGGCAGCGTGAGCCCCTCATACCAGAGCTCCATACGGCGCTCACCCGGGTGAAGCTCTGCGGCAGCCATCGGGAACGTAGCCAGCACGGATACCTCCGGGATACCCCACCGATGCCCGTCGGATCGAACCAGCAAGACATCCTGCATGGCCAGCGACGCCGGCAACGTGAGGGTCACCGAGGTCCCCGCACCCGGCGTGGTATCCAGGCGCAAACCGCCGTTCATGGCAGCCGCCATCTCTGAAGCGGACGCCAGGCCCAGGCCGTCACCACTCAGATCCGTGCGATCCGCCACCGTCGAGAACCCGGCCCCGAAGAGAATGCGACCCAGGTCATCGCCGGTGAACGCTGAGGCGGAATCAGAGTGTTCTTCTGCCACCTGGCGCACCCGATCCCAGTCGACTCCCCTGCCGTCATCCTGAACGGTAACGACGAGTTTGTGATCCTTGACGGTCGCCCGAATCGATACGGTCGCCGTCGAAGACTTCCCTGCGTCTATCCGCTCGCGAGGCATCTCGATTCCATGGTCTATTGCGTTGACCAGAAGATGCCGAAGCGGCTCCCGCAAGGCATCGACGATCTGGCGATCGACTTCGACGTCGTCGCCGATCAACTCGAATCTCAACTCCTTCCCGGTCCGGCGTCCGAGGTAGTTGGCCAACTGCGGGAAGGTGTCGGTCACTTCTCGCAAAGGCACGGTGGCAAGATCCAGTGCCTGCGTCTGGAGTTCGTCAAGCGAACGCTGAAGACGGCAGACTGATCCTTCCCAGGTCACCGCCAGTGCGGCAACCTCGCCCGGCCCGGCGGCGACAGCCGTCCGCAAACCTCGCAGATCCTGCGCCAGAGCCTCCATGTCGAGCTTCACTTCGACGAACCGGTTGATGAGCTCGAACAGCTTCGCCGACTCCACTCTGGTGGCCTCACCGATGACCCGGCCTTCGATCGTCGAGAGCAGCCCACCGAGATCGACCAGATCGCGCCCGTCGGCCTGCTCTGTACCGGACCCACGATCAGCCTGCTGCAGCCGGTATCGAGCCGTTGCAACGCCACCGACCGGAGAGCCGGGGCCGGACGGAGAACCGGGCCCGGACGGAGCGGTTCCGCCGGAAGGCGGTGCAGATGCACCTCCCCCACCGGCGCTCCGATCCTCCGGCGGCGTATGACCGCCTCCGATGTAATCACGAACGGCGGCAAGGGCGGCCAACAGCTCGCGGGGCTCATCGCGCCCTTCGATGTCGACGGCCGCCAGCAACAAGGACGCAAGACGAGCGAGCAGCTCTCCGAGCTGCGGCGAAGGGTCTCTCCTGCCGTCCCGGATCTCCTTCCAGGTACTCTCGAGGAGCTTGCCGGCGTCTGCAATGGTCGGGAACCCCATGACCAGGGCATTGCCCTTGATCGTGTGGCCGTCCCTGGCCAGATCACCCAGGGCGTGCTCGCCGAGCTCTACCGCGCCGAGGGCCTTGCCACCCTCGACGAGGTTACGGGCTCGCTCGGCCACCTCCTCCCGGAAGATGGCGCGTAGCTCCAGGTTTTCACTCCAGTCCACGCACAACCCCTTGGTTTCTCACGTTCAACGCGTATCGGCTGCCGGGGCTGGTGTCTTGAGGGAATTGGCAGAGAGCTTTGGGGCGATTTACCGCCGGAATTGTGAGCCATGAGCCCTGCGCAGGAAGGCCACCGGCCAGTGGCCCCTCGCCGGCGATCAGGAACCTAACGCGAGCAGTTTGACTCGCAACCCGCGACTCGCGACTCGCTACCTCTTGTCACTCCCACTCGATGGTGGCCGGGGGCTTGGACGAGATGTCGTAAGCCACCCGATTGATTTCAGGGACCTCGTTGATGATCCGGGACGACATAGCCTCGAGCACGTCGTACGGTACCCGCGCCCAGTCAGCCGTCATCGCGTCGTCGCTGGTCACGGCACGAATGATCAAAGGATGAGCATAGGTACGTCCATCGCCTTGCACGCCGACGGTCTTGATAAGGGGCAACACCCCGAACGACTGCCACAACTCGTTGTACAAGCCCGCTCTGCGAACCTCTTCGAGAATGATCGAGTCGGCCGCCCGCAAGATATCGAGCCGTTCGCGAGTGACGTCGCCGATTATGCGGATCGCCAGGCCCGGACCCGGGAACGGCTGACGCCATACGATTTCGGGCGGGAGTCCGAGCTCCTCGCCGACCGAGCGAACCTCGTCCTTGAAGAGATCGCGCAGCGGCTCAACGAGTTCGAACTGCATGTCTTCCGGCAGCCCCCCGACATTGTGATGGCTCTTGATCTTGGCGGCGTCCTTCGTCCCCGATTCGATGATGTCCGGATAGAGCGTTCCCTGGACCAGGAACGGCGTATCGGTGAGTTCGGCGGCCACGTCCTCGAACACGCGGATGAAGGTCTCCCCGATGATCTTCCTCTTCGATTCCGGATCGGTCACACCTGCCAGAGCTGCGAGGAAACGATCCTCCGCCTTCACATGGATGAGGTTGACGTGGAAGGTGTCGCGAAACGTTGCCTCGACCTGTTCCGCCTCACCGGAACGCAGAAGGCCGTGATCGACGAAGATACAGATCAGCTGGCTCCCGACCGCCTTCTGCACCAGGGCGGCGGCGACGGATGAGTCGACGCCACCCGACAACCCGCAAATCACCTTCTGATCCCCGATTTGGGCACGGATCGCCTCGACGGATTTCTCGATGATCGAGTGGTGGGTCCAGGTAGGCCGCGCTCCGCAGGCCTCATACAGGAAGCGTTGCAGCAACTCGGTACCGCGCGGCGTGTGCATCACCTCCGGGTGGAACTGAACGCCGAAGAGCCCCTTCTCCCGGTTCTCCATGGCTGCCACCGGAGAACCGGCTGTGCTGGCCGTCACAGAAAAGCCGTCGGGGGCGGCCACCACGGCATCACCGTGACTCATCCACACGTCCTGGCGCGGAGGCAGGCTCGAGAACAGCACCGAGTCCCCGACGACGTCAAGAGCGGTCTTTCCGTACTCTGCCGATCCGGTCCTCTCCACAGTTCCACCGAGCGAATGCGCCAGCAACTGATGGCCGTAGCAGATGCCCAGCACCGGCACACCGGCCGCAAACAGTTCGGTGTCGATTCCGTAGGCGTCCTCCGAGTACACAGAAGCCGGACCGCCGGACAGGATGATGCCGATCGGCTTTCGTGCCCTGACTTCTTCGGCGGTGATATCGCGCGGCACGATCTCGGAGAGGACATGAGCCTCCCGTACTCGTCGGGCGATCAACTGGGCGTACTGGGCGCCCAGATCCACCACCAGAACCCGATCGAAATCACCCGACGACGCCTGCCCGGCCGAAACTTCCGAGGCCGCCGACATCAACCCATCCCGACTCGTTGCGATCGTTGCAACGCTTTCCCTTCCGACTGGAGCGATGGCGCAACCATCACTTCAGCCTTCTGGAACTCCTTCAGATTGGCATAGCCGGTCGTCGCCATCGAGACCCGCAATGCTCCGAAGAGGTTGCGGCGGCCGTCGTTCTCGTGGGCCGGGCCGGTGAGAATCTCTTCGAGCGTGCCGAGAGTGCCGACCTGAACTCGAGCCCCGCGCGGCAGCGTCGGGTGGAAGGTCGCCATCCCCCAATGCGAACCCCTGCCGGGGGCCTCGGCTGCAGAGGCAAGCGGCGACCCGACCATCACCGCGTCTGCACCACAAGCTATGGCTTTCGAGACGTCTCCGCCGGTCCTCATCCCGCCGTCGGCGATCACGTGGACGTAGCGTCCGGTCTCGTCGAGGTAGCGAATGCGGGCTCCGGCCGCATCGGCTATCGCAGTTGCCTGAGGTACCCCGACGCCCAGGACACCGCGCGTTGTACAGGCAGCTCCCGGACCCACTCCTACCAGTACACCCACTGCCCCCGTACGCATCAAGTGAAGTGCGGTCGAATACGAAGCGCATCCCCCGACGATGGCCGGTACTTCGAGTTCGGCTATGAAGCGTCCCAGGTCGAGCGGTTCGGTCCTGGTCGACACATGTTCTGCCGATACCACGGTTCCCTGAACGACCAGAATGTCGAGCCCGCCCTGCAATGCATGTTTGTAGAGACTCCCGACTCTCTGCGGTGTCAGACTCGCCGCGGTGACGATCCCGGCAGCCTTCATCTCTCCGACACGGCGGCCCACCAGGTCGGGATTGATCGGCTCGTTATAGATCTCCTGCATGCGACGGGTCGCCGTCTCAGGAGACAACTCCGCAATCTCCTCGAAATAGATCTCCGGGTTCTCGTAGCGGGTCCAGAGTCCCTCGAGATTGAGAACACCGAGTCCGCCCAGCCGGCCGATCTCGATTGCCGTAGCCGGACTGATGGCCGAGTCCATGGCTGATCCCATCATCGGCAACCCGAACTGGAACGCGTCGATCTGCCAGCTGATGTCCACATCGTCGGGGTCACGGGTCCGCCGGCTGGGGACTATTGCTATGTCATCGAAGCCGTACGCCCGTCGACCGGTCTTGCCGATACCGATATCGATCTCCACCAGAACCTCCACCCGGATGGTTCGGCAACGGTACCAGGCGGGAGGCGTCGCGAGTCTGTGAAAGCCGGCCCTCGCAAATGGCCGGAGGCCTCCACCCACTAACCTCACCCATCGTGTACGAGCAAGATTCCGGCCGGACCCACGAGACAGCCCGTTTCACCATCGGTGACGTGGTGCTCGTGGCGCTCGCCGGTTTCGCGACGGCTCTGCTGGTGGGACTGGTGCTGGCCGCGTCGGGTTTGGGAGAGGGAGACGACCTCATCGCTTCGGTCGTCATCCTGGTACCCGCCCAGTATGTCGGTCAGCTGGCCGTACTCGCCTTGATCGTCAAACGTCGCAAGACCACATTCGCCGAGGGTCTCCGCTTCGACATTCAACCGGGGGACCTTTTCTATACCCTCACCGGTCTCGCTCTGCAGTTTGTGATCGCGCTGCTCTTCCTTCCCCTCTACGACCTGGTGGGGCTTGGTGACTCAGGGCAGACGATCGTCGATGTGGCCGCGGACTCGGAACTGCCGCTGATCGCAATGATCGTTCTATCGCTCTCGGCAGCGGTGATCGCCCCGGTCGTGGAGGAGCTCACCTACCGGGGAGTTCTGCTGCGTTCACTTGCGCGGAGGATGTCCGTCCGGGCGACGATCGCCGTATCGTCGCTGGTCTTCGCGTCGGTGCACATCCTGTCGGTCGACCTCGGAGACCC containing:
- a CDS encoding CPBP family intramembrane glutamic endopeptidase, which codes for MYEQDSGRTHETARFTIGDVVLVALAGFATALLVGLVLAASGLGEGDDLIASVVILVPAQYVGQLAVLALIVKRRKTTFAEGLRFDIQPGDLFYTLTGLALQFVIALLFLPLYDLVGLGDSGQTIVDVAADSELPLIAMIVLSLSAAVIAPVVEELTYRGVLLRSLARRMSVRATIAVSSLVFASVHILSVDLGDPQWLLQFGILIPQLFLVAVPLAWLTLKHNRLGPAIFTHAGFNLWLVIFVAGSDYFTSLQ
- a CDS encoding GuaB3 family IMP dehydrogenase-related protein, coding for MVEIDIGIGKTGRRAYGFDDIAIVPSRRTRDPDDVDISWQIDAFQFGLPMMGSAMDSAISPATAIEIGRLGGLGVLNLEGLWTRYENPEIYFEEIAELSPETATRRMQEIYNEPINPDLVGRRVGEMKAAGIVTAASLTPQRVGSLYKHALQGGLDILVVQGTVVSAEHVSTRTEPLDLGRFIAELEVPAIVGGCASYSTALHLMRTGAVGVLVGVGPGAACTTRGVLGVGVPQATAIADAAGARIRYLDETGRYVHVIADGGMRTGGDVSKAIACGADAVMVGSPLASAAEAPGRGSHWGMATFHPTLPRGARVQVGTLGTLEEILTGPAHENDGRRNLFGALRVSMATTGYANLKEFQKAEVMVAPSLQSEGKALQRSQRVGMG
- a CDS encoding HAMP domain-containing sensor histidine kinase, translating into MSVWSILLVSIAVMVTAVAVYAVYSARRREDQARLAAERSEMIKNEFVAMVSHELRTPLTSIAGFASMLIEAWQDLPAEEVTEFLGIINSQSEHLSELVEDILVIPRIETGRLPLDLEDVDLSELAHRVNGFTFPPGMDKEAAVAIPGGVRVRADVRRVQQVLRNLLENAKKFGGDQILIEGAFLGDHYMVVVSDNGSGVPDDEVSRIFQQFEQIADGNTRIGSGTGLGLPIARELARAMGGDVWYERRFPMGSRFCYTLPVAPPAPVVGVQSEVPVRDSETIRD
- the guaA gene encoding glutamine-hydrolyzing GMP synthase, which encodes MSAASEVSAGQASSGDFDRVLVVDLGAQYAQLIARRVREAHVLSEIVPRDITAEEVRARKPIGIILSGGPASVYSEDAYGIDTELFAAGVPVLGICYGHQLLAHSLGGTVERTGSAEYGKTALDVVGDSVLFSSLPPRQDVWMSHGDAVVAAPDGFSVTASTAGSPVAAMENREKGLFGVQFHPEVMHTPRGTELLQRFLYEACGARPTWTHHSIIEKSVEAIRAQIGDQKVICGLSGGVDSSVAAALVQKAVGSQLICIFVDHGLLRSGEAEQVEATFRDTFHVNLIHVKAEDRFLAALAGVTDPESKRKIIGETFIRVFEDVAAELTDTPFLVQGTLYPDIIESGTKDAAKIKSHHNVGGLPEDMQFELVEPLRDLFKDEVRSVGEELGLPPEIVWRQPFPGPGLAIRIIGDVTRERLDILRAADSIILEEVRRAGLYNELWQSFGVLPLIKTVGVQGDGRTYAHPLIIRAVTSDDAMTADWARVPYDVLEAMSSRIINEVPEINRVAYDISSKPPATIEWE
- a CDS encoding response regulator, yielding MDWSENLELRAIFREEVAERARNLVEGGKALGAVELGEHALGDLARDGHTIKGNALVMGFPTIADAGKLLESTWKEIRDGRRDPSPQLGELLARLASLLLAAVDIEGRDEPRELLAALAAVRDYIGGGHTPPEDRSAGGGGASAPPSGGTAPSGPGSPSGPGSPVGGVATARYRLQQADRGSGTEQADGRDLVDLGGLLSTIEGRVIGEATRVESAKLFELINRFVEVKLDMEALAQDLRGLRTAVAAGPGEVAALAVTWEGSVCRLQRSLDELQTQALDLATVPLREVTDTFPQLANYLGRRTGKELRFELIGDDVEVDRQIVDALREPLRHLLVNAIDHGIEMPRERIDAGKSSTATVSIRATVKDHKLVVTVQDDGRGVDWDRVRQVAEEHSDSASAFTGDDLGRILFGAGFSTVADRTDLSGDGLGLASASEMAAAMNGGLRLDTTPGAGTSVTLTLPASLAMQDVLLVRSDGHRWGIPEVSVLATFPMAAAELHPGERRMELWYEGLTLPLSSFAFAVGLSETEEPNDIVVLSTRLGPVALTVPCVEGRRQVAVKGLGPVLAGSPHLAGAALLGGGEVVVVVDPDQLSDRVRSVPLPVKHRPKVLVVDDSQGVRQLVGAALSGQGFDVVAASSADEAVHELAKSDFDALVVDYQMPGSDGIELVQLVRAGSRSLPIVMVSAVATPDDQDRAWKSGVDAYLDKFDLRKGALVDTLRKLLQMRGVAFKEQSA
- the pcrA gene encoding DNA helicase PcrA yields the protein MDAALFNSDSPLFEGLNPAQREGVAATDGPVLVVAGAGSGKTRVLTYRIAHLIRDLGVSPHAILAITFTNKAADEMKERVTSLVGSVAQSMWVSTFHSACVRILRREAHRLGYKSAFSIYDAADSLRLITMCVSDLDLDPKRFPPRSIRGAISNAKNELIDFETYRSQDSGFYHEQVADVYRLYQQRLLEASAMDFDDLLMVTVELLGAFPDVLSQYQRRFQYVLVDEYQDTNHAQYMLVKMLTDSHHNLCVVGDQDQSIYKFRGADIRNILEFEKDYPDARIVVLDRNYRSTEIILEAANAVIDNNLHRKPKRLWTDLGRGELITRYEAQDEHDEAAFVADQIELLDDQGYHRRDIAIFYRTNAQSRVLEEVFVRYGIPYNVVGGVKFYERREVRDALAYLRLIANRTDEVAVKRVINVPKRGIGQSTIAHMDRFAQDGRISFYDALTRIDEIGMVATRSAIRVKEFVGLIDRLEEAAADGPRAAIDAVLAETGYVAELEAERSVEALGRVENLRELASVAEEFEESMDGSITDDGPWATLSGLRKLELFLETVSLVTDIDELDDKAEAVTLMTLHTAKGLEYPVIFIVGMEDGVFPHSRSLGDPQELEEERRLCYVGVTRAEEKLYLTHAWQRMLFGSSSFNAPSRFLGEIPDDLITMAPKRTRRSQEVASPSPGSTVSADEIGVGDRVVHGKWGTGVVEEITGTGDRAEAWVVFDESGRKRLLLAWAPMQKA
- a CDS encoding response regulator — translated: MKILIADDSPVIRHAVAALLGKNGIEAVTAENGIEAIQKFYAEMPDLVLMDIQMPGMTGYVACRLLKEDWTVANIPVLILTAHDSAEDRYWSAKSGADGYLTKESLGDDLLRAIRSAYASRALSELSGEQRTPLELNETDVLSRVTELLDRKLFETTIINDIVTMATRTTDLSSTLEQTMFIVRRFVEYDLAGITVVGDRLLKLRADSPVSRSSILDFRRLTAGHVEQLAAMSLSPEELTISLTELDNITDGVDEGDQWPSFAALALRSHGETVGVLTLAAKTPAVFPPEVLKTLRMVEHPIAAVLASARNHQRVLQQEAQASLSSLYGTNG